From Octopus sinensis unplaced genomic scaffold, ASM634580v1 Contig02321, whole genome shotgun sequence:
TCTTTcacttgctcgattaaaggtggtgctcaagcatggccgcagtcaaatgactgaaacaagtaaaagagtaaagagtataagtcTTAACTTTCCTGCAGGCCAATTTAAACAATAATATACGTTATCTATGCTGACTGATGGACGGTGCCGATGGAACAGATATGTGCCTTTTCTACTCAAGCTCTCACCAATAAGATAAGACATCGCTAATCTTTTCTTCCAGACCTGAGGATCGGCAgataccatttatttattttttttttttttcattctttttctctccttcaactcttaaccccccccccgtcttttcttccttccttcctttcacccattctcttctctctctccatcatctGCTCAAAACTCCAACGATCAGATAAGACACAAGGACAGCGTTAATCTCTGCTTTTCAAACTCTCCAAACCAATCCTGCCTTCCACCAATttcccttccttcctcctcctcccgctCCTCCTCGTACtcatcctcctccgcctccttaTTCTTCTccccccacctcctcctcctcctatgcAGTCctctatttcttctttctccaCACTATAAATATTCATTAGATGACATCTGTCTGTGCTGAGCAACAAACGCTCTCCCAAAAGTCTGTGATCCACTAACTGTTTGAAGCAGTTGCAGAGGGCGGGTGTGGGTAGGCAggagcgatggtggtggtggttgtggttacaTTGATTGATGGTGGCGTTGATGGTGATGGCGTTTGAGACTTTTCctgatatggtgtgtgtgtgtgtgtgtggaagtggggCGATGTGCTGGTGGTGGTCTTCATGTatctggctattatttctagtgaACTGAAAAGACTTTGCAGGAGAcaggctctctctctccctctcccccctccctctctctcattcttttctcccCCTTTTATTTCTGTCACTCTTCATATTTTACTCATAGTTTACAGGCATAAATTTGCGAAAATGTGAAAGTAATACTTCTATGtgatgctctttactcttttacttgtttcagtcatttgactgcagccatgctggagcactgcctttagtcgagcaactcaaccccgggacttattctattgtaagcccagtacttattctatcggtttcttttgccgaaccgctaatcgatggggacgtaaacacaccagcatcggttgtcaagcaatgctagggggacaaacacagacacacaaacatatacacacacacttatatatatatacatatatacgacgggcttctttcagtttccgtctaccatatccactcacaaggcattggtcagcccaaggctatagcagaagacacttgcccaaggtgacacgcagtgggactgaacccggaaccatgcggttggtaagcaagctacttaccacacagccactcctgcgcctatatatatatacgatgggcttctttcagtttccgtctaccaaatccactcacaaggcattggtcgacccaaggctatagcagaagatactcgcccaaggtaccacttagtgggactgaacccggaaccatgtggttggtaagcaagctacttaccacacagccactcctgcgcctatatatatatacgatgggcttctttcagtttccgtctaccaaatccactcacaaggcattggtcggcccaaggctatagcagaagacacttgcccaaggtgccacgcagtgggactgaacccggaaccatgtgattggtaaacaagctacttaccacacagccactcctgcgcctgcatcgggaatttatggaaagaagtcCCATAACACTCATCAATCTATTTAAAAATAGAGGAGACAAGTTGTTAAGATATGTAAGAGATTGTCTGCAAGAACTAAAATTCTGTAATGCCTTTGATTGGAAGATTGTTGCTTGAAATTAAACAAGAAgaagtttatgtatacatacatacgcatatatatgtataaatatagatatacatatgtatgcatatctctggttatatatataaatgtatatgtttatatgtatgtatgtatacgtacatacgcatatacatgtataaatatagatatacatacgtatgcatatctctggttatatatataaatgtatatgtttatatgtatgtatgtatacgtacatacgcatatacatgtataaatatagatatacatatgtatgcatatctctggttatatgtataaatagatatctatatacacacacacatgcacacatgtatacacacacatatatatgggtatacatgtaagtatatgtgtatatgtgtgtgtgtgcatgttattgggtatgtatatgtgcatatctgtacatgtgtgtatgctattatatatgtatatgtgcatatgagatagatggatagatagatagataggtaggtagatagatggatagataggtaggtagatagatggatggatagatagctaggtagatagatggatggataggtaggtaggtaggtagatagatggatggatagatagctaggtagatagatagatttatagacagatagatggatggatagataggtaggtagatagatggatggatagataggtagatagataggtaggtagatagatgggtggatagatagctaggtagatagattgatttatagacagataaatggatggatagataggtaggtagatagatagatggatagataggtaggtagattgatggatggatagatagataggtagatagatggatggatagatagctaggtagatatgtttctttattagcacacagggctgcacacagatagaacaaattacaaggtagagcttttcttttgaaggtttaaaaaaaaaaaaaaaaaggagggggagttttcgatcaaaagggatcgtaaaagagagaaagaggacaaaagaaagggggtgttaaaaaaaaaaaaaaaaaagggggggagaggaaaaaaattgatcaatagggacgttatcacagaaatgtcaatatgaagtgtaaagggaggacaggtgaggttacccgtggaaagaaaagcctacggaaagaccacggtaacctcggtcaatgaagtccacattttatatttcttttttttttttttttttttttgcaaataagcaactctctgttttcgatttctgggttcataggactatgctcaaggtggcttcgtcattcatacgtgccattcttgctacattcacccatctttttttaaaacattcgctagacaaaacttgcctctctactctcactttccttttcaagtggtacttgaagaagttgatgagagattgaccagagaggaaagtgtttgtctccaatcctttcagacgcgtccaccagatactttcgccatagccacaaggatgatgaaaatagctcttccttcccgtttgaacgAAGgtggcgtgacaatattgacgatagactcagctgataaaccgactcgtccaacacatgacagcagttgttcgacataagcccacaggtcggaaattgttggacactgaacgagtgcgtgcagaacggttttcgtcgctctgaccgcatctcgggcaggtcggccccgtgtttctcgagccgtgtctgtagagctttaTCCCGAAAGGGTAGCGCTTCttcgtagcactgccaggccagggatctctggaagttgtccatgggccctggccgaagtcgtcccgaacaggcgggtcaggtactcctcgtcgacgtccaggttcgccccgagctcgtcgtcgtacctcccctccactaacccatagaatgctttggttgtgttgaagtcacttaaggtcgacccaggacggcagagttgcttgagagcaacgcgacactcgcggtgccattcgcccttcctcggcctctttttgatccacgactgcagttcggtcatggagacgagctgcgggaaagcgtgcctcacaaacggcgaccacacctgttcaccgtcgtctacatagagccagagatgtcacagtctcagcgcgtgtctgcgcatcatcaaccacggcatgcccagccctccttttaacgggtgttgacagcaaatggatcgcctgaccatagctaggtagatagatagatagatttatagacagatagatggatggatagataggtgggtaaatagatggatggatagataggtaggtagggagaTAGATTTattgacagatagatggatggatagataggtaggtagatagatggatggatacatagataggACCATTTTGAAAGTACATTTTATGTTTTGTCTTGCGCTATCTTTCTTTAACACAAATTTCCTGTTGGTGTTAAAGTCAGGCTAACATTTCCATTTCCTCGGAATCCAGTAAAACCAGAAAATATGAAGCAAATGCCAAGTAACCTTCAGAAAAAAAACTCTGAACAATTAAGTGTTCGTATTCACgccgtaataataatatttaatgacaGCAAACATACAGGAAATCAaccaaaaaaagattaaaaaaaaaaaaagaccaaaaaggCACAGGagttactgtgtggtaagtagcttctaaccaaccacatggttccgggttcagtcccactgcgtggcaccttgggcaagtgtcttctgctataccctcgggccgaccaaagccttgtgagtggattttgtagacggaaaccgaaagaagcccgtcatattatgtgtatatatattatatatatatatatatatataatatatataatatatatatatataatatatatatatatgcgtgtgtgtgttatgtgtctgtgtttgtcccctagcattgcttgacaaccgatgctggtgtgtttatgtccccgatacttagtggttcggcaaaagagaccgataataagtactgggcttacaaaagaataagtcccgggtcgagttgcttgatttaaaggtggtgctctaccCTGGGACTATTCGagattgtaagcccagtacttattctatcagtctcttttgctgaaccgctaagtgacagggacgtaaacacaccagcatcggttgtcaagcaatgctagggtgacaaacacacacacatacacatatatacatatacatatatacaacaggcttctttcagtttccgtctaccaaatccactcacaaggcattggtcggcccggggctatagcagaagacacctgcccaagatgccacgcagtgggactgaacccggaaccatgtggttggttagcaagctacttaccacatatatacCAGGAGTAAGTTGATGACATCAGCCCCACTGaaagatctgaactcagaatgtgaagacagttgaaatgttgcttagcattttgcccagcatgctaatgattctgctgggtcaccaccttaataataataatgatgataataataataattatgataacaataataaatgttgCTATCACCAACTGGCTGGGTAGTTTCCTTAATGAAATTGGTGTAATTAtgagaaatatattaatacagaAATCTGTTCTATCAGAAATGTCAATGTTTATTTGAAAGGTTTGCGGAGTCtaaggaaacaaaaataacaacaacaacaataataataatcataataataataatatataaaagatgggatacagcaaatattctgctcaataatgccctgatgcagtaccaggcagtggctctcatggcttctgatcttaactgattggaagtgttatcatgtacattgttttgtcttggtataaaagatgggctacagcaaatattctgctcaataccatagatttgcttgtcagttgtttgaccttaaccagttgagcatgtccccttagtggctgatgatatgtgcatctctgatcaggagcagaagtagtgggggagcatcatagccatgtgttgagagggattcttggggttgaataattcacctctggaaacatgggtggttctttcaacatccttaaacaacccttatcagggacctttgagtgggatgggctactcaacctgaagaaaattctaactaggcccacctgcaaggtcatgtgctgttatcttgatatgagatcaccatgtcgcgcacatatggttgtgatgcatgtgcctggtgtgctcttatcagacaagtagtcatgatgtgtatattgggcttcgtatattttaccccagtgtcactttgatggcatgctctgctcgctcactcaataataataataataataataataataataataataataataataatagtttcaaattttggcacatggtcagctatttcgggggaggggtaggTCAAATACATTGATCCAATATTCAAcacgtatttattttattgaccccaaaatgttGAAATGTAAAGTcatcctcggcagaatttgaactcagaatgtaaagacgaatgcCTGGCGAGATtacaatcctgccagcttgccgccttattcgataacaataataatgataataatcataattacaaTGATGAAGAGGATAAGGAAAGTGATAATGAACTTACCGACTTCACTATTGTTGTCTACATTTTGGGACGAGTTGGTGTTTGACTGACTTGTCGGAACTGGAGTGTCTCCCGACCTTGATGATTGAGTGTCATCCTGTTGACTGAAGTTCAAATTTTGTGAAGGAGGTCTCTAGTGGGATGGAAATAGGAAATATtgcattatattttgttatacacacacatacatatatacacaagcaatatACACTCTGTGGGGTAGTCAGTGCTATGGAAGGACATCTcgccataaaaaccatgcaaaAGCAGACACAAaggtctggtgcagtcttctgacttgctagctccagtcaaaccatccagcccatgccaggatggagaagcagatgttaaacgatgatggtgatatatggaTGGCAGCTctccatcagttacgacgacgagggttccggttgatccgatcaacggaacagcctgctcgtgaaattaacgtgtacgtggctgagcactccacagacacgtgtacccttaacgtagttctcggggatattcagcatgacacagagggtgacaaagccggccctttgaaatacaagtacaacagcaacaggaagaaagagtgagaaaagttgtggtgaaagtacagcaggtatcaccaccatcccctgccggagccttgtggagctttagtgtttttgctcaataacactcacaacgcccggtctgggatcgaatcgaaaccgcgatcctacgactgcgagtcccgCCTGCGCCTAACCAGTGGGACATGCGCCTCCgatggtgatatatacatatgtaacacacacTTATCATCGTttactgtccattttccatgctggcatggattggacggtttgacaggtctggaaagccagtggctgcaccaggctccaatctgatctggcaatgtttctacagccggatgcccttcctaatgccaaccactccgagagtgtagtgggtgccttttacatgctaccggcacaggagccagccaggtggtCCCTGCCATCGATCACATTCAGAAAGCGCTTTTTACTAGTGCCGGCAGCACGGAAGCCCGTCgaggggtactggcatcaactacgTTCAGATGATGCAGTTTATGTGCCACCGAAGTAGGAGCCAGTGAGGGGGCACAGGCCATAGCTATAgatattgtcatcgtcattatcatcatctatttctttactacccacaaggggttaaacataggggggacaaacaaggacagacaaagggattaagttgattatatcgaccccagtgcgtaactggtacttatttaatcgaccccgaaaggatgaaaggcaaagtcgacctcagcggaatttgaactcagaacgtagtggcagacgaaatacctatttctttactacccacaaggggctaaaaatagaggggaccgatagaataagtactgggcgtacaaagaataagtcccgggttcgatttgatcgagtaaaggcggtgctccagcatggtcgcagtcaaatgactgaaacaagtaaaagagtgaaagagagagagagagagtacaaatTTATCGTTGTTGAACAAGAACATTGTTTGAGAATAgttacttcgaagtcactgtcaacaacaagaataacatgaCACAAAAGGAAGttatatttcaacagaattacCAAAACAAAAAAGGCTAAAACTTACTTTGTAATCTAAAGACTCTGTGCTTAATGTTTCTAACAGCACCTGGAAATATAGAAagcataacaaataataataataataatactaatatcacgaacaataacaacagcaacaacattccaGAATTTGGCATAAGGCAATCTCAGCTGTAATGGGTACAGAGTCAATTAAGTAGAATGACCCTCAGTACTTGATttgcaatttattttatcaatcccgaaatgatgaaatgtgAAGTCAACCTCaactgaatttgaacccaggacacaaagagttaataataataataataataataataataataatgataataataatgccctgatgcagtaccaggcagtggctctcatggcttctgatcttaactgattggaagtgttatcatgtacattgttttgtcttggtataaaagatgggctacagcaaatattctgctcaataccacagatttgcttgtcagttgtttgaccataaccagttgagcatgtcccttagtggctgacgatatgtgcatctctgatcaggagcagaagtagtgggggagcatcaaatgccctgatgcagtaccaggctgtggctctcatggcttctgatcttaactgattggtagtgttatcatgtacattgttttgtcttggtataaaagatgggttacaacaattattctgctcaataccacagatttgctaatgccctgatgcagttgattgctagtgttatcatgtacattgttttgtcttggtataaaagatgggctacagcaaatattctgctcaataccacagatttgcttgtcagttgtttgaccttaaccagttgagtatgtcccttagtggctggcgatatgtgcatctctgatcacgtgcagaagtagtgggggaacgtcatagccatgtgttgagagggattctttgggtttggataaattcccctctggaaacatgggtggttctttcaacatccttaaacaacttatcagggaccttttgagcagcaTGGGCTACTCCacctgaagaaattctaactgggccccacgcaggtcatgtgctgtttatcttgatatgagatcaccatgtcacgcaacatatggttgtgatgcatgtgcctggtgtacctttatcagacgggtagtcatgatgggtatattgggcttcgtatattttaccccagtgtcactttgatggcatgaactgctctctcactcaataataatcacTAGGGCTTCATATAAAAACATTGGGTTGGTGTACCTATGGAATTGAAGGGCATAAACAAAAGATAATACTGAAAATTCTAACAATTAAAATCCTCCAAGATTGAtatggggctaaacagcaaaaaCATGTTTAGTTACAAATAATCTAAAGTAATGTTAATTACACGTAAAAAGCCCGAAAAACgtacaggtgctggtgccacgaagAATGTGCTAGTGCTGGCACAACGTAGAAAGCACTAGTGCTGATGTCACGCAAGAAGCACTAGAACAGGTGTCACGTATAAAGAACTGATTATGGTGTCACTTAAAAGCAGTGGTGC
This genomic window contains:
- the LOC115227247 gene encoding homeobox protein Meis1-like → VHELCDNFCQRYISCLKGKMPIDLVIDERDGGSTTPKSGTESQDHTDNSTDQVLLETLSTESLDYKRPPSQNLNFSQQDDTQSSRSGDTPVPTSQSNTNSSQNVDNNSEV